Below is a genomic region from Dechloromonas denitrificans.
GCGCACACCACGCTCGCCCTGGCGATGAACCGCATTGGCGGTAAATCGAATACCGGCGAAGGTGGTGAGGATGCCAAGCGTTTTGCACCGGTCAAGGCCGGTACGATGCTCTCCGACATCATCGGCAAGGGGCGTATCGAACGCGATATCGAGATGAAGGAAGGCGATTCACTGCGTTCTGCCATCAAGCAGGTCGCTTCGGGGCGTTTCGGTGTAACGACCGAGTATCTGGTCAATGCTGACCAAATCCAGATCAAGATGGCTCAGGGCGCCAAGCCGGGCGAAGGTGGTCAGTTGCCGGGGCACAAGGTTTCCGAATACATCGGTTTCCTGCGTCACTCTGTACCGGGCGTTGGCCTGATTTCGCCGCCGCCGCACCATGACATCTACTCGATCGAAGATCTGGCACAGCTGATTCACGATCTGAAGAACGCCAATGACCGTGCTTCCATCTCGGTCAAGCTGGTTTCCGAAGTCGGTGTCGGTACGGTTGCTGCCGGTGTCGCCAAGGCCAAGGCCGATCACGTCGTGATCGCCGGTTTTGACGGTGGTACCGGTGCTTCGCCGCAATCCTCGATCAAGCACGCCGGTACGCCGTGGGAACTCGGCCTGGCCGAAACCCAGCAGACCCTGGTGTTGAACCGCCTGCGTTCGCGCATTCGTGTTCAGGTCGATGGTCAGCTCAAGACTGGCCGTGACGTTGTGGTTGGTGCGCTGCTCGGCGCTGATGAGTTTGGCTTCGCGACCGCTCCGCTGGTTGTCGAAGGTTGCGTCATGATGCGCAAATGTCATCTGAACACCTGCCCGGTCGGCGTTGCCACCCAGGATCCGGAACTGCGCAAGCGCTTTACCGGTCAGCCGGAACACGTCGTGAACTACTTCTTCTTCATCGCTGAAGAAGTGCGCGAAATCATGGCCCAGCTGGGTATCCGCAAGTTTGACGATCTCGTTGGCCGGGCCGATTTGCTGGACATGCGTAGTGGTATCGAGCACTGGAAGGCCAAGGGTCTCGATTTCACCAAGGTCTTCTTCCAGCCTGCCGTGCCGGCCGATGTGCCGCGTCGTCATACCGAAGTCCAGGACCATGGTCTCGACAAGGCGCTTGATCATCAACTGATCGAACAGGCCAAGCCGGCCCTCGAAAAGGGCCAGAAGGTCCAGATCGAAACGAAGATCATCAACGTCAATCGCACCTGCGGCACCATGCTGTCGGGCGAAGTTGCCCGCCGTTACGGTAACGCCGGCCTGCCGGACGATACCATCCACGTCAAACTGACCGGTACTGCTGGTCAGGCTTTTGGTGCCTTCCTGGCCCGTGGCGTGACCTTGGAACTGACTGGCGAAGGCAATGACTACGTTGGCAAGGGCTTGTCGGGTGGCCGCATCATCATCAAGCCGAGCCCGGATTTCCGTGGCAATACCCAGGAAAACATCATTGTCGGCAATACCGTCATGTACGGTGCGACCGATGGTGAAGCCTATCTGGCCGGTGTTGGTGGCGAACGTTTCTGCGTCCGCAATTCCGGAGGTACGGCAGTGGTCGAAGGTGTTGGCGATCACGGCTGCGAGTACATGACCGGTGGTACGGTTGTCGTGCTTGGCCTGACGGGGCGTAATTTTGCAGCCGGCATGTCGGGCGGTATCGCCTATGTGCTCGACGAGGATGGCAGCTTCAAGCAGCGCGCCAATCTGGCCCAGGTTGCACTTGAGAAGGTTTTGCCGGCCAGCCGTCAGGCTGCTGGTGAGCCGCTCCATCTGGGTCTGGCTGACGAAACCCTGCTCAAGGAATTGATCACCCGCCATGCCGAATTTGCTGGCAGTGAGACAGCCAAGGCCATTCTGGCTAACTGGGATGCCTACCGCGAGAAGTTCGTCAAAGTTTATCCGCACGAATACAAGCGCGCCCTCACCGAGATGGCCGCTGCACAGAAGGAGGCCGCATAATGGGCAAGCCGACTGGTTTCATGGAGTTCGAGCGTCTTTCCGAGTCTTACGACCCGGTTGAGCACCGTTTGAAGCACTACAAGGAGTTTGTGCATACCCTCAACGACGAGGATGCCAAGACTCAGGGCGCGCGTTGCATGGATTGCGGCATTCCGTTCTGCAACAACGGTTGCCCGGTGAACAACATCATTCCGGACTGGAATGATCTGGTTTTCCGCGGCAACTGGAAGCAGGCGCTGGAAGTACTTCACTCCACCAACAATTTCCCGGACTTTACCGGCCGCATCTGCCCGGCTCCTTGCGAGGCTGCCTGTACGCTGGGTATTAACGCGGCGCCGGTGGGTATCAAGTCGATCGAGCATTTCATCATCGACAAAGGCTGGGAATCTGGCTGGGTTGTGCCGCAGCCAGCCAAGACCAAGACGGGCAAGAAAATCGCCATCGTTGGCTCCGGGCCGGCCGGTATGGCTGCCGCCCAGCAACTGGCGCGCGTCGGTCATGACGTGACGGTGTTCGAGAAGAGCGACCGTATCGGTGGTCTGCTTGGCTATGGCATCCCCGACTTCAAGCTGGAAAAAACGGTGATCGATCGCCGGGTTGCCCAGATGGAAGCCGAAGGCGTTACGTTCAAGACCAAGGTGGTGATCGGTTCGAAGGACGTGCCGGCCGGAATCAACAACGATGCCAAGGAATTTGTCTCTGCCGAGCAGTTGACCGCAGCATTTGATGCTGTGATCCTGGCTGCCGGTTCCGAAGTGCCGCGCGATCTGCCGGTGCCGGGCCGCGAGTTGAAGGGTATCTACGCCGCTCTGGAATTCCTGATTCCGCAGAACAAGGAAGTCCAGCAGGGCAAGGCCAACCCGATCAACGTCAAGGGCAAGCACGTCATCGTCATCGGTGGCGGCGATACCGGTTCCGATTGCGTTGGTACTTCGAATCGCCATGGTGCTGCTTCGGTAACCCAGTTCGAACTGATGCCGATGCCGCCAGAGCAGGAAAACAAGGCGCTGACCTGGCCGTACTGGCCGTACAAGCTGCGCACTTCTTCTTCGCACGACGAAGGTTGTACGCGCGATTTCGCCGTGGCCACCAAGGGCTTCGTCGATGATGGCAAGGGTAACGTCAAGGCACTGAAGGCTGTTCGCCTTGAATGGACGGATGGCAAGATGACCGAGGTGGCCGGTTCGGAATTCGAACTGCCTTGCGACAACGCCTTCCTCGCCATGGGCTTTACCAATCCGGTGGGCAAGCTGCTCGAGGCCTTTGGCGTCGACAAGGACAACCGCGGTAATGCCAAGGCAACGACGGATGGCGAAGGTTGCTATGCAACCAACGTCGCCAGGGTCTTTGCTGCCGGTGACGTGCGCCGTGGTCAGTCGCTGGTCGTCTGGGCGATCCGCGAAGGTCGCCAGGCTGCACGTGAAGTCGACGCATTCCTGATGGGTTCGACGACCCTGCCACGCTAAGCGCCTCAGGCAATACAAAAAGCCCCGCGGATCTTCCCGATCCCGGGGCTTTTTTATCGCCTCAAAACAATGCGCTTTCTTCGACAGCGCCGGACAATCGTGTAAAAATGTGAAATAGACCAATAAGGGGATGAGCATGTCGTCTGAATTGCAGCCAGCACTGCTGGTAACAATGCCTGGGGGGGCACTGGACGGGCATATGCTGCTCATTCTGGCAATCATGATTCTGGCCGGTGCCTTGGGCGGACTGGCCAATGCCTTCATGGTTGACCGGCAGGTTGAGCCGAGCCGGCGAGAGTGGCTCAAATACACCATTTTGGGCATTGTGGCGGCGTTGACCGTGCCATTGTTCCTGAACATGATTTCCAGCACCTTGCTCGAAGGTGCGCGGACCAAACCCGTCGATTTCTTTGCTTTTGCCGGTTTTTGCCTGATTTATGTCGTCGCCTCACGGCGTGTTGTCGATAACGTGGCACAACGGCTGGGCGGGCAACTGGAGCAGGTGAAGCGCGAAGTCGGCCAGCTCAAGCAGCAAAAGCAGGCCGAACCCATCGTCATGCCGGTTCGTGAGGAGCCGGCTCCGCTCCCCGAGGTCAAGCTTGAGCCACGGGAAGTCCTGTCGTACAACGACGTTGAAATACTTCGGGCTTTGGCCGAAGAGAGTTTTGTCTATGGCAATCTGGCGGCGATCTGCGAGCGTACCGGGCTGGCCCGTGATTTTGTCAGTCAGCGTTTGACCGTCATGAAAACAATGGGCGTCATTGAAACCCGGATCAATGACAAGAATGTTCTGCACTGGGGTGTTTCGTCGCGCGGCAAAGCCGTGCTGGGCGATATCCTGAACGGGCAGGATGAAAAGAAAACGGCATGAACCACACCCGCTTTGCCGGGTTTATCCTTTGAATACACTATGAACATCGTCATTCTCGCTGCCGGCCAAGGCAAGCGCATGCATTCCAATCTTCCCAAGGTGCTGCATCCGGTTGCCGGCAAGGCACTCGCCCAGCACGTCATTGATACTGCCCGCAGTTTGTCGCCGAGCAAGTTGGTGGTGATCTACGGTCATGGCGGCGATGTGGTGCGGTCTACCCTTGCCGCCGACGATATTTCCTGGGCACTGCAGGAGCCGCAACTCGGGACTGGCCATGCTGTGATGCAGGCTGTTCCGGCGTTGGGCGATAGCGGGCAGACACTGGTTCTTTACGGCGACGTACCACTGACCCTGGCATCTACCTTGAAACGCCTGCTTCAGGCCGGCAAGGATGGCCTGGCGATCCTGACCGTCGAGCTTGAGAACTCGACCGGTTACGGGCGTATCGTCCGCGATGCGACGGGCAAGGTCTTGCGCATTGTCGAGGAGAAGGATGCGACGGCGGCCGAAAAAACCATACGCGAAGTGAATACCGGCATCATGTCGATTCCGTCAGCACGTCTGGCTGAATGGCTGAGCAAACTGTCGAACAGCAATGCGCAAGGCGAGTATTACCTGACAGACATCGTGGCGCTGGCTGTTGCCGAAGGCGTGCCGGTACACACCGCCCAGCCGGATGGTGAATGGGAAGTGCTGGGGGTGAACAGCAAGGTTCAACTGGCCGAACTGGAACGCGTGCATCAACGCAACATCGCCGATGCCATGCTGGTCGGCGGCGTGCGTCTGGCCGACCCGAATCGTATCGATGTGCGGGGCGAGCTAGCTTACGGGCGCGATGTTTCAATCGATGTCGGTTGTGTTTTCGAGGGCCGGGTCGAATTGGCCGATGCGGTCGAAGTCGGGCCGTACTGCGTGCTGAAAAACGTCAAGGTCGGGGCGGGGACGCGCATTGCCGCCTTCTGTCATTTTGAGGATGCGATGATCGGTCCGGATGGCATCCTTGGCCCTTATGCCCGCCTGCGTCCCGGTACCGAATTGGGGCCGGAAGTGCATGTCGGCAACTTCGTCGAAATCAAGAAAAGCACGCTCGGTGCGCAATCCAAGGCCAATCACCTGGCCTATATCGGTGATGCCGAAATCGGTCAGCGGGTCAATGTCGGTGCCGGCACGATTACCTGCAATTACGACGGCGCCAACAAGTTCAAGACGATTATCGAGGACGATGCATTCATCGGCTCGGACAGCCAGCTGGTCGCGCCGGTGACGGTCGGGCGTGGGGCGACATTGGGCGCCGGTACGACCCTGACCAAAAATGCCCCGCCGGATTCGTTGACCGTGTCACGCGCCAAGCAAGTGACCTTGACCGGCTGGGTTCGTCCGCAAAAGGTGAAGAAATAATGGATTTCTGGTTTACCGCCTTCGTTTTTGCGGTCGCCATTCTGGTTGCTGTCGGTGGCTCGCTGCTTCTGGTGGGCTATGTCGGCACCTTGCCGGCGTCCTTTGCCTTTGGCTGGCAACGCTGGGTGCCGACCCTGACCCTGCCCGTGATCGGGCCGCTCTGGTTTTCAGCAACTCACTGGCAGGATTTTTCTCGCCCGGGCAAACAGTTGATTGCCGGGGTGGTGTTGATTGTCGCGGCTGTTGCGCTGCTCTACGGCTTCGGGCCGCATTTTGTTGATCGTTTGGCAGCGGGTGTGAAATGAACCCCCGCTGAATTCTGCAAAGCTCAGGGAGAATAAGATGTCCAAGTACACTACCGAGGCCATTCGTTCCGTTGCTCTGGTTGGTCATGGCGCTGTTGGCAAGACCACACTGGCCGAAGCTTTACTCCACGCGGCAGGGGCCATTCCCTCCCGCGGCAGTGTCGAAAAAGGCAGCACTGTCTGCGACTTCGATAGCCAGGAGAAGGAAACCGGACACTCCCTGAATTCAGCCATCATCAATTTTGGCTACGAAAA
It encodes:
- a CDS encoding YEATS-associated helix-containing protein, which gives rise to MLLILAIMILAGALGGLANAFMVDRQVEPSRREWLKYTILGIVAALTVPLFLNMISSTLLEGARTKPVDFFAFAGFCLIYVVASRRVVDNVAQRLGGQLEQVKREVGQLKQQKQAEPIVMPVREEPAPLPEVKLEPREVLSYNDVEILRALAEESFVYGNLAAICERTGLARDFVSQRLTVMKTMGVIETRINDKNVLHWGVSSRGKAVLGDILNGQDEKKTA
- the glmU gene encoding bifunctional UDP-N-acetylglucosamine diphosphorylase/glucosamine-1-phosphate N-acetyltransferase GlmU, producing the protein MNIVILAAGQGKRMHSNLPKVLHPVAGKALAQHVIDTARSLSPSKLVVIYGHGGDVVRSTLAADDISWALQEPQLGTGHAVMQAVPALGDSGQTLVLYGDVPLTLASTLKRLLQAGKDGLAILTVELENSTGYGRIVRDATGKVLRIVEEKDATAAEKTIREVNTGIMSIPSARLAEWLSKLSNSNAQGEYYLTDIVALAVAEGVPVHTAQPDGEWEVLGVNSKVQLAELERVHQRNIADAMLVGGVRLADPNRIDVRGELAYGRDVSIDVGCVFEGRVELADAVEVGPYCVLKNVKVGAGTRIAAFCHFEDAMIGPDGILGPYARLRPGTELGPEVHVGNFVEIKKSTLGAQSKANHLAYIGDAEIGQRVNVGAGTITCNYDGANKFKTIIEDDAFIGSDSQLVAPVTVGRGATLGAGTTLTKNAPPDSLTVSRAKQVTLTGWVRPQKVKK
- a CDS encoding glutamate synthase subunit beta, translated to MGKPTGFMEFERLSESYDPVEHRLKHYKEFVHTLNDEDAKTQGARCMDCGIPFCNNGCPVNNIIPDWNDLVFRGNWKQALEVLHSTNNFPDFTGRICPAPCEAACTLGINAAPVGIKSIEHFIIDKGWESGWVVPQPAKTKTGKKIAIVGSGPAGMAAAQQLARVGHDVTVFEKSDRIGGLLGYGIPDFKLEKTVIDRRVAQMEAEGVTFKTKVVIGSKDVPAGINNDAKEFVSAEQLTAAFDAVILAAGSEVPRDLPVPGRELKGIYAALEFLIPQNKEVQQGKANPINVKGKHVIVIGGGDTGSDCVGTSNRHGAASVTQFELMPMPPEQENKALTWPYWPYKLRTSSSHDEGCTRDFAVATKGFVDDGKGNVKALKAVRLEWTDGKMTEVAGSEFELPCDNAFLAMGFTNPVGKLLEAFGVDKDNRGNAKATTDGEGCYATNVARVFAAGDVRRGQSLVVWAIREGRQAAREVDAFLMGSTTLPR